The Gossypium hirsutum isolate 1008001.06 chromosome A13, Gossypium_hirsutum_v2.1, whole genome shotgun sequence nucleotide sequence AACGATCTCGTATATCTCTCTTACAGCCTGTAGAATGTTCAACGAGTAATGGTTCATAAAACATATTGTTGGTGCCAAAAACAAACTATTTTCGATAAAGGCATGTAACATTACCTGCAAAGTATGTAGTTGATCAGAGTTTCCAACACGTAAAACCCCTTTGCAGCGATATACATCCATGCCATATTTCTTATCCCAGAGAATCTCCTCAATCCACAAACGGACCTAAAAGATAGTACGAGCAACCATGGAACAATATAAATGTCCCTTGCATATTCGAAAATAAATGATTCAGAAAGTAGACTAATGCATGACAAATATATTCTTCATGCAGAAAAAGATAACTATGGATTGTCGAATAACCTGACTTACGTACTTAATGAAgccaatacaatacaatacaatacaaacTGTTACTTCTAATGATTATGTCATGGCTTATGCAAAGAAAACTATAAATGAATTCAGCTACAGGCTTGTCTCAGTTGACTACCTAAAGAATCAAGCATCGCATTTGTGAGCATGAAACACGGCTGCAAGTCATCCATCTAATGCAGTATCATAGTGACAAAATACAAGACTTCTCTGGAATTGAGAAATTACATCAACTTGTAAGTGAATGAATCTAATAAATTGTGTCCAGAAGCCACCTTATGAAGATCAACAGCCTCCATCTGATTAATGCATAGTGTGCACACACCGCTATCATGAAGATCTCTGGAAGATAATGATTTGCTTTCTTCTAAGAGGGCTTCTAAATGAGTGGCATGCTAAACAATTGGAGGAACCAATAAGGGCAGTATCAGTTAAAAGAGAGGATAGCATGATCTAAGAATATGTATACTATGATGATTGAGTTTTGTAGGACTAACTGTAGCATCATATGCTTGCCGGTTCAGTATCTGAGACAAGTCTACTTCACATCGAATAGAACGAATGATATTGGCAAGGGAGTTTATGCTATGTATTTCATTTTCCAGCTCCTCTAGAGCACATTCAGATTGCTCTTGAGAAACCAAATCAACCTTATTAAGAATTACAACATCCTACAAGAGAGGACAAAACTTTTAGTGGATAAACACCGAGCACCTATGCAAGTAGCCAGTGAATATcagataataaatgaaataatggtCTAGCCATTTGTAAAAAAAGGCAAAAGGTTGTTCCTGTAGGATGTAATATGTAAGTTGAGTGATCAGAAGTACCGCAAATGCTATTTGAAGAAATGCTTCAGGAAATGAGGAAGAGTCACAATGCCTGTTTAGCTGAAACCGCAGGTTTTTGGCATCTACAACCTATTCAAGCAGCAAAAGAGAAAGATGATGAAGAAATAACGTTGGTTGTTTCGAGTCATCTTTCTTCAGCGCAGAAAAGTGTATATCAATAACTTAAGCTTCACAATGTCTAACTATACATAAGCAAAACATTGATGTGTATATAGGCAACATGAAAGAAAATACATACAGACAAATACCTCAAAGTAATACACAACAAATACGAAGTTTCTATTAAATTACTTGCATAATGTACTAAAACATGCCTGCTATTCAGTTCAATATGCTAAGCTAAGACAACTATAGGAACATGAAAACCCGTTATTCAGTACAATACACTAAATTAACGAAAACTATAGGAACATGAAAACCGGTTGTTCAGTTTGATACACCGGTTTCATGACATTCTCAAGAAGTAATCCACATTCAGAAAACTATACAAATACTTTCCATATAACCACATAAGCATATTGATTAAAGAGAACGATGGCAACAAATTGAACACAAAAAGCCCATAAAGAAAAAGGACAACAAGGAATCTAAATGCCACACACACAATCTATCCAAAGTCGTTGAATTCATATTTGAGACCGTAAATGTACTTAGTCGCTTACAGTAACTATAGAATCAAGCTTGACTGAAGATTCCAGTTGATCATCCAGCCAAAGAACGGATGCCAGAGGAGCAGGGTTTGCTAACCCTGTGGTCTCTAACAGTATATGATCAAGtctatcaacaaaaaaaaaaaaaaaattcaccggTCATCACATAAAAAATAACCCAAACACTGTTGATAATCAAGTTTAGTGTTGAAAAAGTTGAACAAAAAAGAAGGGTGAAATGGGGTAGTCTCACTTTTTCTTCATTTGAACAAGTTGTTCCAGTGCTTGAACCAAACTATGTTTAACAGTGCAACAAACACACCCATTAGCTAGTTCAACCCATTCTTCAACAAGGGCACCACTTTCTCCTTCGTTTATCATAGCCCTTTCAACTCCAATCTCTTCACCAAACTCATTCAAAATCACAGCAATCCTTTTCCCATGTTGGGCATtcaatatataattaacaagctaaaaaaaaaaacactttcatCAGCTATAAGAaagataatcaaaacaaaaaagtgttttgatgagttgatttaattacAGTGGATTTGCCAGCACCGAGGTAGCCAGTGATGACTGTTACCCCAACTGAAACGTAGTCGTTTTGATGTTTCTCTTGATCGGATTGGGAAGGTTCCTCCACCGTTTGGTCAATACGAATAGCAAGAGGTGGCTCTTCTTGGTCGTCAGCCATTATTTTTCCTCCTTCCCTTTGGCGTCTCAAAAAAACTTTGGGGTTTATGGGATTTTGGAGAAATATGGGTCCTCAATCCTTCTCTTATACTCATAGGCCTACATGCTTGATTTTGAAGTGGAGTCCGCTTTCAATGTTTTGGAGCTTGGGTGAGTCAACCCAGTGCTGGTTTTGGGCTTTTCCAACCCTAAAAAAATAGTTTTCGATGTTATATCTGTTGATGCAAAGATTATCAGAATGGATCCATAACATGATGAGGTATTGTTCCTTTTACAAGTTAAGATCGTTTCCATAGCTTTGTTCACTGAGAAAGGACATAGTGTGACACTTGCTATATATAATTATGATGTgagattatatttttttattatagaacaCTAGACCTTTCCTTAAATAAGGACGTGGATTGTGTTTTTATTAAAGTTTTCATAAATATCATCAATTGTTGATATTTTTTTGGTGATGGGATGAGCttgaatgtaattttttaagataaatatttaaaaatttaaaaatttagagtTCATTCAAGattaatatgaataaaaaagTGTCGAAAATTATGCTTCTTGATGCTGTCTCATACTTAAATGAGGAATGCAAGTTAAGAGTGTATCGAGAGAAAATAGATTATACCTTATTTTTGGGTTGCCCAAGAGAATGCTTTGAGATTATTTATTGGTGGACAATCTGGCCATGTTGGCGTGCTAGTTTGCCTAGCAACCAAATTATTGAGTTGCAACCTTTGGGTTTTAGTGTCCTTTATGACAAGATTATTGATCCTAACAAGCTACTTGTCGTCTCAACTCAAGTAATTAGCTTTCATATCGATAAGGGGcaaaattaaatctttaatttcTGTGTGCATATTCTTTTGTGTTcacatttttttaaagaaataaaattcaaatatcacatcAATTCGCTGAAGTATTTTTGCTCAAAATTAGGAGTGGAGGCATGGCTGAAAGGACAAAATCACAAAGCCCTATCCAATCGCACTTTGTGGCTGGTACGTTGGGCAGGTAAAACAAGAAAACACCAACAGGGTCGGGCATTCCCATTGCCATTGGTAATATAAACAAAACATACAAGAGAGGAAAAAAGCATCCTTAGAACAAGAAAAAAGCAACATACTTGCATATATATAGATACACAAACTAATATTATATAAAAGCAAAtagaaaatcaatacaaaaatatcCTCTTGTTGAAGAGAAATTTATgttagaagaaaaaataaaaacatgcatACGAGGAAAGGCATTGCTTTAGCAATAAAAATAGTTGTTGTTGGAATTCAAGCAGGCTTGTCTGAGATCAATAGAGCCAGTTTTCCAAAGGGCTTTGTTTTTGGAACTGCTTCTGCTGCATTCCAGGTTTTggtcttttaatttcttttcttaaattattCTTTTCAAGGCAAACTCTGTATATGATTTGGGTATTGTTTGTTTTATCTAATTTTGAAGTTTACAtagcaataaataaataaataatacccaCAGCTCCTAGTTTTCCTGGAAAATAAATAGTATCAACTGTTCCTTTAGTGGTTCATACAAAAAAGGGATAAGAACTTGGGATTCAAATGTCAGACTTTGGAGAGCAGGGTTTTGTTGAGGTGggataaagttaaaaaatttggAGGGCCAGTGCTAAAAAGAGTGTTTCAATAACTTAAATTGTTCATTTAATAAATGAGCTAAAAAGGTTAAACTGAATTAGTTATATCTGAAAGGGGGCTAAAAGAGAAATTAGACCATTTAACCGAATAGCCTTGAAATTTTGACAATGAAATATTAAACCTTGGAAATAACCAAGTCAATGATTTGTTCTTTAGAAGGATTGAAGATACTAAAATGGCCTCTATGTACCCTTTTTCTTAATGGAAAGAATTTATGATATTACTAGCGTAAACTCAATTTGTTTGCTGTTGAAATGAAGGCTTGAATCACATgccatattaattaaaacaaGTTAAACAATACTGATAATTACAACtcagtttttttaaatattatattttttccaGTACGAGGGAGCAGTGAAGGAGGATGGAAGGAGACCAACTATTTGGGATACATTTTCAGGTATATGTACCTTAGCCATATTCATATGCAGATATAATGTATGATCctgcaaatatatgaaaaagttaaaaaatagaaTATACCCGTGCTGAATTATATACCTGTACGTATTCAAGATTCACTTGAGCTCGGATTTTTAGTGAAATGGAACATTTATTCCATGATTGCAGGGATAATAATTGATGGAAGTAATGCTGATGTTGCTGTAGATCAGTACCACCGCTATGTTGTAAGCCTACAACAAAACCAGCATCGGCAATTTGCTCATATCAAATGATTTGATTCATTTTCCTCCAATATATGAACAGCATGTAATTTTGTTTCCATGAAAACAGGAAGATATACAACTGATGAAAGACATGGGGATGGATGCTTACAGGTTTTCAATAGCTTGGTCTAGGATATTCCCTAGTGAGCTTCCCAATTTCACTTGCTGTTAAAGCTTTTATCTTGcaagagatttaaaaaaaatggtgaaaaaaTGTGCAAGAGTTTGTCTTTTTCTTAAAATTGGAACAGATGGTACAGGAGAAATCAATCAAGCTGGTGTTGATCATTACAATAATCTCATCAATGCTCTACTTGCTAAAGGTATTGTTTACTTATGCCTTCAAAAAAAGAATttgatatatgtgtttatatatatagaaGCATTTTTTATTGTGTTGTGATGCAGGAATTGAACCATACGTGACCCTTTACCATTGGGATCTCCCTCAAGCATTGGAGGACAAGTACATTGGATGGCTCAACCGCCGAATTATGTAAAGAATGATCATTGAAAATCGTCTGTATATTCGTGTTCTTAATCTTTAGGCGTAATAGACATGGGTTTATACATTTGCAGAAAGGATTTTGCTTTGTATGCCGAGACATGCTTTGAGAAATTTGGTGACAGGGTGAAAAACTGGATCATATTTAACGAACCACGTACGTTCACTGTGCAAGGCTATTATTCAGGATACGAAGCACCAGGGCGCTGCTCGTCACTGTTGTGCAAGGTTGGAAACTCTACAACTGAGCCTTACATAGTTGCCCACAATGTTCTCCTCTCTTATGCAACAGTTGCAGATAGTTACAGGAGAAACTACAAGGTAAGAAATTTGGGTTACTTTCAGATTGGTTTTTGTCTAATCTGAACATGAAACAGCTGGTCGGTTCACTTTGGACCGTGTCTATGCAGACAACATCGGTAGTTTCACATTACCTACAGGATAAGGTACCGTTTTAAGATCAATTGTCTGTATGCAGGAGAAACAAAATGGATCAATTGGGATATCATTGGATGTTAAGTGGTATGAACCGGTGACAAATGCAACAGAGAACATTGAAGCAACTCAAAGGGCCCAAGATTTTCAGCTTGGCTGGTTTCTTGACCCATTGATCTTCGGAGATTATCCAAGCTCAATGAGAAGCCAAGTAGGAAACCGTCTGCCAACTTTTACGGAATCCGAGTCTGCTCTTCTTAAGGGATTATTGGATTTTGTTGGCATCAATCATTACACTACATATTATGCAAGCGAAAATGCAACTAATTCGATTTTCGATTTGCTTAATGATTGTGTCTCAGATGCCAATGCCTTTGCTATACGTAAGTAAACTGCACCCCTTGTGTACAAATTCTCGTTTCCGAACTGGAATTGTATTGCATAGCTAATTACAAGAGTGAAGATATCATAAGCCATTTACCTGAAGATGCTGCTTTGTTCTTAATGCATGCAGCTTTCAAAGATGGGAAGCCTATAGGAGATAAGGTATACAAGTCGAATTTTAGTCTATCATTTCGGGAACAACCGATTATGACACATATTCTTCATACTTGTTAATCTATCTGGTTCATTCAATCAAGCAGAAAATCCGATATCGTTTCCGCATTGCAGGCAAATTCTATATGGTTATACATTGTACCTTATGGCATGAGAAGTGTAATGAAATACATCAAGGAGAAGTACGGCAACCCTTTAGTCATTATCACAGAAAATGGTAAATATATATGGTAATTAGTTCAGTTCTTCAATGACCCCTTTTTATTCAGCCATTACCATGAAGAGCTAAATTGTCATTTTGTGATTTTATTACAGGAATGGATGATCCAAATAACTTATTAACCCCAGTTAAAGATGTTCTCAAGGATGAGAAAAGAATCAAGTATCACATTGATTACTTAACTAACCTTCTTGCTGCTATCGAGTACGTTCACTACGCCCCTTCGTTAACCATATGTTACtcgaaattttcattttttttgtaagTATCCGAATCCCGACACCTATGTTTGATGTAGTAAACTAATATAATGGTGCAGGGAAGATGGTTGTAATGTTAAAGGGTATTTTGTATGGTCTCTTCTGGATAATTGGGAATGGGTCGCtggattcacttcgagatttggTCTATATTTTGTGGACTATAATGATAATCTCAAGAGATACCCCAAGAACTCTGTTAAATGGTTCAAGAACTTCCTTTCATCTGCTCGATCATAAAAAGTAATATATGATTCACACGATTTGGACATGGATGCATAATATTATCCTTTTAAATATATGGGCTTTTTAATTGTGCAAAACAAATGCTCATGTATTCGATATACTATCACATACCTGCAATTGGTTTACTATTGTCACGGACTTGGAGTTTTCCCAcacatccgtgcggccttaggcagttttcttggcttaaaaacgcctaagtcagcctaacttccacCAATAATGGATTCAAccgtaaaaacgcctaagtcagctcaactcgcaacaataaaggattcaacagaattcccttaaatttttcacgaagaacagcggaagaacgaattaagaacgatctttgaaagatgaacaaaagcaagagcgcttgagagaaaagtttgagtaaatgctctcaattcttattcacaaagaataatgaaacaattcaggagtgagtacaaatgagggggaggctctctatttatagttgagctcccccaaaaccgatggctacaattaaaagctgtatTCAATTAGGACTCTAACTTTACAGAATTAGAAGTTGTGTACAATTAGAACTTCTAAGACTACTTAGTcctatcttcattatcgggcccatCAGGCTTCAATGTGACAGACCTGTCCaacagctctttgaatcgggccagttctcgtaggccaaatgatccccatctgagcaacagacctccattggatgcatttggtgcgcttgtcacgggctttgaactgcggtccgtgacattctcccccacccattctcgcaacgccctcgttgcgacttctgaatggcactgacttgattcgcctCGGTCTCGTCTCGTCGCCTTAGCCTTTCCCTTTCTTTGGGATTCTTGCCTCGGCTTCTGTCGCTTCTTAACTCGAGCCGTCCTGCTCGTCGCATTTACTCTggtcaactgtcccacatgcatcGCTTCTTTTCCTTTAAAGTCTGATGCACCACCTACCTttcccataggtggaagccttgtcgatgactcggctAACTCTGATACTTCACTCAActtgagcctcattggtcccaGCTTCACTGTTTTCATCGCAACTTTATCCGCTAAGTTagatgacaaactcacctcttccttgggtggaagcccctTCGACGACTCACCAAGCTCAGACGTTGCGTTTCTTTCGACTCTggcttgctttggacagttccgcaactcatgcggaccacggcacaagaagcacttaacttgcttctttttgctcctctttgccctcttggcttcgCCTTTTCctttgctcgaaccaagcttcttgggctcattGTCTGCTCCATCGTTCCCCTCGATGACAGACTTCTTCGAACACTTCCGCAACCTATGCGgaccatgacacaagaagcactccaCTAGCTTCTTTTCGCTTTCGGCCTCCTTGGCTTCGACACGCCTTGTGCTCGAACCAAGTACCAAGGCCTTACCCACCGGCTTCTCCTTAAGCGCGGATTTCTTCAGACATTTCTTCAACATGTGTGGACCGTCGCAGAGAAAGCATTTTAGCTTGTCCCTTTTtctcttgggtttcttcttcccaactcgtggtttcccattaccaccattgtcg carries:
- the LOC107896579 gene encoding COBW domain-containing protein 1 isoform X1, with amino-acid sequence MADDQEEPPLAIRIDQTVEEPSQSDQEKHQNDYVSVGVTVITGYLGAGKSTLVNYILNAQHGKRIAVILNEFGEEIGVERAMINEGESGALVEEWVELANGCVCCTVKHSLVQALEQLVQMKKKLDHILLETTGLANPAPLASVLWLDDQLESSVKLDSIVTVVDAKNLRFQLNRHCDSSSFPEAFLQIAFADVVILNKVDLVSQEQSECALEELENEIHSINSLANIIRSIRCEVDLSQILNRQAYDATHATHLEALLEESKSLSSRDLHDSGVCTLCINQMEAVDLHKVRLWIEEILWDKKYGMDVYRCKGVLRVGNSDQLHTLQAVREIYEIVPTRQWRNEERQMNRIVFIGHNLDENILIDTFRGCI
- the LOC107896579 gene encoding COBW domain-containing protein 1 isoform X2, with protein sequence MADDQEEPPLAIRIDQTVEEPSQSDQEKHQNDYVSVGVTVITGYLGAGKSTLVNYILNAQHGKRIAVILNEFGEEIGVERAMINEGESGALVEEWVELANGCVCCTVKHSLVQALEQLVQMKKKLDHILLETTGLANPAPLASVLWLDDQLESSVKLDSIVTVVDAKNLRFQLNRHCDSSSFPEAFLQIAFADVVILNKVDLVSQEQSECALEELENEIHSINSLANIIRSIRCEVDLSQILNRQAYDATHATHLEALLEESKSLSSRDLHDSGVCTLCINQMEAVDLHKVASGHNLLDSFTYKLMSVCGLRRFSGIRNMAWMYIAAKGFYVLETLINYILCRL
- the LOC107896580 gene encoding beta-glucosidase 40 isoform X2 → MHTRKGIALAIKIVVVGIQAGLSEINRASFPKGFVFGTASAAFQYEGAVKEDGRRPTIWDTFSGIIIDGSNADVAVDQYHRYVEDIQLMKDMGMDAYRFSIAWSRIFPNGTGEINQAGVDHYNNLINALLAKGIEPYVTLYHWDLPQALEDKYIGWLNRRIIKDFALYAETCFEKFGDRVKNWIIFNEPRTFTVQGYYSGYEAPGRCSSLLCKVGNSTTEPYIVAHNVLLSYATVADSYRRNYKEKQNGSIGISLDVKWYEPVTNATENIEATQRAQDFQLGWFLDPLIFGDYPSSMRSQVGNRLPTFTESESALLKGLLDFVGINHYTTYYASENATNSIFDLLNDCVSDANAFAIPFKDGKPIGDKKIRYRFRIAGKFYMVIHCTLWHEKCNEIHQGEVRQPFSHYHRKWNG
- the LOC107896580 gene encoding beta-glucosidase 40 isoform X1; this encodes MHTRKGIALAIKIVVVGIQAGLSEINRASFPKGFVFGTASAAFQYEGAVKEDGRRPTIWDTFSGIIIDGSNADVAVDQYHRYVEDIQLMKDMGMDAYRFSIAWSRIFPNGTGEINQAGVDHYNNLINALLAKGIEPYVTLYHWDLPQALEDKYIGWLNRRIIKDFALYAETCFEKFGDRVKNWIIFNEPRTFTVQGYYSGYEAPGRCSSLLCKVGNSTTEPYIVAHNVLLSYATVADSYRRNYKEKQNGSIGISLDVKWYEPVTNATENIEATQRAQDFQLGWFLDPLIFGDYPSSMRSQVGNRLPTFTESESALLKGLLDFVGINHYTTYYASENATNSIFDLLNDCVSDANAFAIPFKDGKPIGDKANSIWLYIVPYGMRSVMKYIKEKYGNPLVIITENGMDDPNNLLTPVKDVLKDEKRIKYHIDYLTNLLAAIEEDGCNVKGYFVWSLLDNWEWVAGFTSRFGLYFVDYNDNLKRYPKNSVKWFKNFLSSARS